The DNA sequence attttgatgattgaatttaaactttaaagtagttggACATGTTTAGCAGTTAAGAATTAAGTTGGAAGACCTAATTTATGCCCTTAAGTTCATAAATAAATACTTTAAGAATTATGTCAATACTTGAATTTATTCTTGTTCATGcttttatgttattatgatagatcatatttttgttcaaacatttcaaatttcatatggcaaggaaaCACGACCAAACATTTCATATTTGACGTGAacaccatgttgttgatatggagCTATTCTTACTTATGTGTCATTCGACTTAAGCTATCTAGGTAATACTGGTtttcataacttagaatttatGAAAAAGcaattgactatccttagattttatttaaaaatcacaattttgacacccatggtgaagatgacattttatgtaaatattggtttctaacataaacgattctgttaagtacgaaccatacatgtttctatttatttcaggttacaaaatcaaattttttttttggttaccatacaacatttaagatgcagaatcactccaaaaaaatagaaatgcaaaaaagtgtgctaaacccaaaaccatgtTTAAAAAATAGAATCGTTACAGTATAGAGCCTTACATTATGGAGAAAAAAGGCCGGTGGTAAATAGAGTAACGTGAAAGGATCCAGGTGAAATTATGAATCAGTTTGCACCGAGAAGCATCCagatgaaaatatatatatttttattttattgtatttattGTGTGTGTGTCATTGTTTTTTTCGTAATTAAAATACGTTTAGTGATGAGAGAGTTATAAAATGGTAAATTACATTTGGGTACCTAATATATTGAGAAATTATGCATAGAATACCTCAAGTTTGATTTATTAATGTATGTAtggaatattttttatattttcaatttttttcatagatattatatttgttgttttctctccctctccggATGTTCCACAACACCACAGTCtgcagaagaaagagaaatatgaAACTGAGCCTATTGAGAAAGAGAGTGGAAGAGACAATAAGGGCGAGAGAGAAACAAGTGAGAGAGAAACAGagcaagggaagagagaaagagagggggagggggtgagGGTGGGGTGAGGGTGGGGTATTGCGGGAGGGAGAAGATGGCAAGGGCTTGGGCGGGGCAACAAGGCAATAAGGCAATGGAGGGATTGATGCTAGGTGGTGCAGGCACAAGAGAGTTGGGGAGGGAGATCTAAATAAAATAAGTGTAGCGGAGGTGATCTTGTTGAAATAGATGTATGgcaaaactatgaaggataaagtaagaaatgacAATATTAGAGATGAGTTGAAAGTGGCTCTGATTCATGATAAGATACATGAGAGTCGTCTAAGGTGGCATAACCATGTTCAACAGAGAGATAgtaagagtgatttgattcataatGAGGCCTAAAATAATCATAAGAGAAGTGCTGATGAACGACGTGCTCACAGTCGAGGTTGGATTCCCATCCGTTGGTTGCCTAGATGGTTACAGCGAACTAGGAATTGTGTGGATAGAAGCACGGTCTCAAGTTCGATTCCCATTTGTGCAtttgtgatttaagtggagaccgtggcgATGGGTTACTGCACTAATCTCcccaaggattagtcgaggCGTGTGTAAGTTGACCCAAACACCttgattaaacaaaaaaaaaaaaaaaaaaaaagacatgggTACCTCATCTATTCAATGGCTTGAATTGGCAATGTCAACCGTGACATGGCTAACAAATTGGTCAACACATAATGAAGCATGTCATTACACCATAGTATAATCTTCTTACAaaatggggaaagaaaaaagatctATTTCATTTAGTATGCCTTATTTGATTGGGTGTGTCATGGCCTATGAAGATCACAGAACTTAATATAATTTGCACACAATATATATCATGATGTCATATTTATGAATAGATAGGTTCTAAAGTCTCATGCTCGCATGTCAAGCTTCAACCTAAATggattttcatttattattatcattattattattattattattattattattattattattattattattgtgagGGGGGAGGAGGCGATGGGCTCAATCTAATGAAGGCCCATGGGTCACTAGGTAGACGCTCAAAGGGGCGGCCCAGGTCAAGGGTTAGTGTCTACTAATATTGAAAGTCTAAAATTTAGTTAAACCCGATAAAGTGAAAAGTCCAAAGCATGCTTCAACAAGACATGCCTAAATGAACTGAGCAACTCAATTGTTCactgaaacaattttttttttctagataaaATCAAACAAAGTTTATCAAGTGACAAAACAAAGCATTGTTAAAAGGATAATAAAGTTTTCCTTAATCGGTGGTTGAATGATGAAACGATCTAGATGTGGCCCCCTCTCTTCCTACCTCTCTCACCCCGTATCGTATATGCTCGCGATGAGCCACCGTGAATGAGATTGACATTAGGAAAACTCGGTCTTTATTAAAATTGAGATTATCAAAGAGGTAGGGTATGCCAAACGAAGCTGAAGTCAGTTTTAAGGACATTGGCATCCCATCTAATTAAGGTGTTGACGTTGGATATGGACATCAATGTTGCCAAACCAACTAATAATTTGCATAGGCCAGTGGTTGGGTCTCAAAGCACAGGCCCATCCCCGATTCTTGAAACCCTGATCCATCTATCAATCTTTGTTTCTCCAACTGCCAATCCTTGATCCCACAATCTAACAGTACAATATGAAGCATTAGGCTATCCAGTTAACATCACTTTGGAGTCACTCAGGTGGTAACATTAATTCTTCCCATGCCCAGATTTACGACCACTAGATCTGAAAACAACAGTTTCTCCAGCTAAAGGGTTGAAAACTTTCCAACCTTTGTGGGCCCAATGAAGAAGGTAATTGCAGACCCTGTTTCAAAATCTAGAAGGTGTAAGATGTTCAGAATTCCTACCAAGAACAAAAGAGGGTGTTCAGAATTGAGGACTTCCTCGATGGTTCAGAATTTCATAGAAGTTGTACCAAAAAAGTTTGATAGAAGTCGGAATATGTAAAGAAATTATTTGCCTCTGTCTATAATCTCAAGTGGCCGAAACCCAATTTCACATTCATTCGACTGAAGTCATCAGGAAAGATGAACATTAATGTAGTGTCGTGGAATCTGAGAAAATGTTTTGAAGGGGATTCCCTAAGATAGTTTGCACTTTGCAGCAGCTCAACTGTTAAAAGACATCACAATTAAGCGTTCTAACCAGACCAGACCAccagagagaagaaaatagtaTAGCAATTAACATTTTCAATCATCTCTCCATCTTAACGATCGAGAAACCATGCACAAAAACAGAGAaatggagggaaaaaaaaacaacaacaacaacaacaacaacaccacctcgcagacttcatagacCCATTCATAACTGAAAGCCAACTAAACTTGAAAGAAgcattatatatattatatgtacTGGAAATCCTTATTTACTCAATTGGGATTTTATAATTGAGAAGAGGTAACGGAAGAAAAACCAAATCAACAGATAATTAAAGGGCAGAGGAAGTATATGCGGAGTTTCAGAAGAgccatattatttattttctagcTAGTAATCGTTATCCATGAAGTCCTCCCGGCCGGCGAATCCacctctcttcttccccttaCCAGTTGCTCTTGTTCGGATGGTTGCAGCAGCTGCTTGAAAGTTGCCATCGTTGCAGATCAAAGGCAAATCATTGGCGTCGTCAGTGTCTCCTTCGGTtgcgatgttgatgcaagagcaACGCTCCAGTGACGCAAAGAACGCAGAGGCGAGACCGTTGACGAGCCACACCGCCGCACCATCAAGCTTGCCGCACGCGGGTGTGCCGGCGTTGGTTGTCGATGTTCGGACTCCCTTTGGATTGAAAATATTGGTGCAGGTCGTGTAATTTGAACCGGAAgaagttgtttttgttgttgtcgtCGCCATGCCTATAGATCATCAGATTTCAAAGCTTTGCAGATTGAGacaacagaagagagagagagagagagagagacgggtCGCGTAGAGACGACTTAAAGCGGACTTCGCTCTCTTTGTTCCTCTCTTTTTAAAACAAGAAATCCTCTTACCttctttttgagttttttaagCTTTAATTAgcaaagtaaatttttttttcttaaagaattTTTGCTCAGTTTACTCTTTCCCCTCACTAATTGTATACGTGTATAACTAATGTATTTGCTTtctgtctctttatttttttattttttggatagattaaatcaaacaaaatttctctttttaaattatatttttgaatttgagaagagagaaaaatatacataaatcaatcattatattaaaaaaagaattaaaaaaaaacttaaaattttcggatttttttttaaccacttTGTTAACTAATTGACAttcaaatttatcaaaaaacaacaataaaataatCCATCTATCTATTTACAAAATCTCAATCTCACATGATGTATGCACAAATATTTATGTGAATCCGCAAATCTATGTGACGCTTGACATAGGGGCAATACAATTGCtatacttttctttttgataaagaAGATGCTTTTGTCATAGCAAATGTAACATCAACGTCCCAAAATTCCAATAGTAGGTAAAGACGTACTTTATTTTACAGATTTATGAGCAAGATCCCACACATAGAAAATAGAACAAAGTCCTATGAGGAATTGACTCATTTGTCCTTATTACTGATAGGGGCACTGCTCACCAGGATATTGGTGGATGCATGCAGTTGTTTTGTAGGGTTAACCAACGCAGGCATTGTTTACAGTGAGAGAATAAAGGGTTATTATCACCTAAAATATAAATTGACCAAACCACAAGTTAAGGTAGCTGCTATAcagttgtttttctttttctttttttttggtaaacaaaattGATTATATGTATATTTATTTTGGGGGGTAGGGGtcggaaggggggggggaggggaggggagaataGCTTATAAAACGGGTAAAACTATATTACTttttaaagaagaataagatttAACTTTAAAGAGGGAGAATCCAATACCCATGATCATCAATTGGCATTTGATGTTTTTGCTTGGGCAAGCTATCCTTTGTGCAACAAAGAAGACACAAGGAATGACTAACTCTGTTGGATTGAAATAAAAACTTGATGCCCTTTAAGGATTGTAATGTAATTAATAATTTGTTTATCTTAGAGGGCGGAGGAGGGGCATAATGACTCTTAATGGATGAATAAAAGATGAATATTTGTATTGACGTGTGATGTGGAAAAAGATCATCTTCAACACCTC is a window from the Macadamia integrifolia cultivar HAES 741 chromosome 5, SCU_Mint_v3, whole genome shotgun sequence genome containing:
- the LOC122078686 gene encoding uncharacterized protein LOC122078686 encodes the protein MATTTTKTTSSGSNYTTCTNIFNPKGVRTSTTNAGTPACGKLDGAAVWLVNGLASAFFASLERCSCINIATEGDTDDANDLPLICNDGNFQAAAATIRTRATGKGKKRGGFAGREDFMDNDY